The following are from one region of the Coffea eugenioides isolate CCC68of chromosome 2, Ceug_1.0, whole genome shotgun sequence genome:
- the LOC113755534 gene encoding protein NRT1/ PTR FAMILY 5.7-like, producing MSKTSYRQQSWPEYPSKDRYRSGIFSPGICNCCISRKKRLRMVESALSPSMTLSVLGLAPQTIILGIAETFSLVGFQEYLYEQMPDSMQSLGMAFYLSVIEVGRHISCFLASLVVLISEMFGTSWIGEELNSSRSNKLD from the coding sequence ATGTCTAAGACGAGCTACAGGCAACAATCGTGGCCTGAATATCCTTCAAAGGATAGGTATAGGTCTGGCATTTTCAGTCCTGGCATTTGCAATTGCTGCATTAGTAGAAAGAAGAGGTTAAGAATGGTTGAATCAGCGCTATCTCCATCAATGACTCTGAGTGTGCTCGGGCTAGCTCCTCAGACTATAATCCTGGGAATTGCAGAGACATTTTCTCTCGTGGGTTTCCAAGAGTACTTGTATGAGCAGATGCCTGATTCAATGCAAAGTTTAGGGATGGCATTTTATCTGAGTGTGATTGAAGTTGGACGCCATATTAGTTGCTTCCTCGCATCTCTGGTAGTGCTAATCAGCGAGATGTTTGGGACAAGTTGGATCGGCGAAGAGTTGAACAGCAGTCGGTCGAATAAATTAGATTAG
- the LOC113761272 gene encoding folylpolyglutamate synthase isoform X2 has protein sequence MPTYFRFLALLAFKIFAAEQVDVAILEVGLGGKFDATNVVETPVVCGIASLGYDHMEILGNTLGQIAGEKAGIFKRGVPAFTVPQPDEAMCVLEDRASELDVPLQVVSPLDPDLLSGLSLGLEGEHQFVNAGLAIALCSTWLHRTGNVGINYLKDTTNLPEQFIKGLTTAALQGRAQIVPDRLVESESPGDLVFYFDGAHSPESMDVCAKWFSLAIRQGHGQQKPLHDESHQPAQSDFHIISRKNSMQILLFNCMSVRDPQLLLSRLMNACANQGVYFQKALFVPNTSVYYNVGTSSVPPADTQVDLSWQLSLQRIWENLMCDLKGREMKNVDLSLEEGIDGDNSLICEHSSVFPSIPLAVNWLRECIRRKKSVRFQVLVTGSLHLVGDVLRLVK, from the exons ATGCCTACCTATTTCCGGTTCCTTGCCTTACTTGCATTCAAGATATTTGCAGCAGAGCAG GTAGATGTTGCTATCTTGGAGGTTGGTTTAGGTGGGAAGTTTGATGCAACAAATGTG GTTGAAACACCCGTTGTTTGTGGTATAGCTTCCCTTGGATATGATCACATGGAAATTCTTG GAAATACTCTTGGACAAATTGCTGGCGAGAAGGCTGGGATCTTCAAG CGTGGAGTGCCAGCTTTCACAGTCCCACAGCCTGATGAAGCCATGTGTGTACTTGAAGATAGGGCTTCTGAGTTGGAT GTACCTCTTCAAGTAGTATCTCCATTGGATCCCGACTTGCTAAGTGGCCTTTCTCTTGGGCTTGAGGGAGAGCATCAATTTGTAAATGCTGGTCTTGCAATTGCATTATGCTCTACGTGGCTCCATAGGACTGGCAATGTTGGAATCAATTACCTAAAAGATACT ACTAATTTGCCCGAACAATTTATTAAAGGGCTGACGACAGCGGCATTGCAAGGGCGCGCTCAAATTGTCCCTGATCGATTAGTTGAGAGTGAAAGCCCAGGGGATCTTGTGTTTTATTTTGATGGCGCACACAGTCCTGAAAGCATGGATGTATGTGCAAAATGGTTCTCTCTTGCAATCAGGCAAGGTCATGGACAGCAAAAGCCCTTACATGATGAATCACATCAACCAGCCCAGAGTGACTTTCATATAATTTCCAGAAAGAATTCAATGCAG ATTTTATTGTTCAATTGTATGTCCGTCAGGGATCCTCAATTACTGCTTTCTCGCCTGATGAATGCGTGTGCTAATCAGG GAGTTTACTTTCAGAAGGCACTTTTTGTACCAAACACATCAGTGTATTACAACGTGGGCACCAGTTCTGTACCACCAGCTGATACTCAAGTTGACCTTTCATGGCAGTTGTCTCTTCAAAGAATATGGGAAAACCTCATGTGTGATTTAAAAG GCAGAGAGATGAAGAATGTGGACTTGAGTTTGGAAGAAGGAATAGATGGCGACAATTCTCTAATTTGTGAGCACAGCTCTGTGTTTCCCTCAATTCCATTGGCAGTTAATTGGCTGAGGGAATGTATTAGAAGGAAAAAGTCTGTACGATTTCAG GTCTTGGTAACAGGCTCCTTACATCTTGTGGGTGATGTATTGAGGTTGGTCAAGTAG
- the LOC113761272 gene encoding folylpolyglutamate synthase isoform X1, which translates to MSQGDNGSGKPDVSPYDEAMAALSSLITKRSRACKSNKGDRFDLLFEYLKVLELEEPVKQMKIIHVAGTKGKGSTCTFAEAILRNCGFHTGLFTSPHLIDVRERFRLDGVDICEERFLAYFWWCWDRLKENTSEEVPMPTYFRFLALLAFKIFAAEQVDVAILEVGLGGKFDATNVVETPVVCGIASLGYDHMEILGNTLGQIAGEKAGIFKRGVPAFTVPQPDEAMCVLEDRASELDVPLQVVSPLDPDLLSGLSLGLEGEHQFVNAGLAIALCSTWLHRTGNVGINYLKDTTNLPEQFIKGLTTAALQGRAQIVPDRLVESESPGDLVFYFDGAHSPESMDVCAKWFSLAIRQGHGQQKPLHDESHQPAQSDFHIISRKNSMQILLFNCMSVRDPQLLLSRLMNACANQGVYFQKALFVPNTSVYYNVGTSSVPPADTQVDLSWQLSLQRIWENLMCDLKGREMKNVDLSLEEGIDGDNSLICEHSSVFPSIPLAVNWLRECIRRKKSVRFQVLVTGSLHLVGDVLRLVK; encoded by the exons ATGTCACAAG GTGATAATGGATCGGGGAAACCAGATGTATCTCCATACGATGAGGCGATGGCGGCATTATCTTCTTTAATTACTAAGCGCAGTCGTGCCTGTAAGAGCAACAAGGGAGACCGGTTTGATTTACTCTTTGAATATCTTAAG GTTTTGGAATTAGAGGAGCCAGTAAAGCAGATGAAGATTATACATGTAGCGGGAACCAAAGGAAAG GGATCCACTTGCACTTTCGCTGAGGCTATACTGCGCAACTGTGGCTTCCATACAGGCCTTTTCACATCACCCCATCTCATTGATGTTCGAGAAAGATTTCGTCTGGATGG TGTGGACATATGTGAAGAGAGGTTCTTGGCTTATTTCTGGTGGTGTTGGGATAGATTGAAG GAAAATACAAGTGAGGAGGTTCCAATGCCTACCTATTTCCGGTTCCTTGCCTTACTTGCATTCAAGATATTTGCAGCAGAGCAG GTAGATGTTGCTATCTTGGAGGTTGGTTTAGGTGGGAAGTTTGATGCAACAAATGTG GTTGAAACACCCGTTGTTTGTGGTATAGCTTCCCTTGGATATGATCACATGGAAATTCTTG GAAATACTCTTGGACAAATTGCTGGCGAGAAGGCTGGGATCTTCAAG CGTGGAGTGCCAGCTTTCACAGTCCCACAGCCTGATGAAGCCATGTGTGTACTTGAAGATAGGGCTTCTGAGTTGGAT GTACCTCTTCAAGTAGTATCTCCATTGGATCCCGACTTGCTAAGTGGCCTTTCTCTTGGGCTTGAGGGAGAGCATCAATTTGTAAATGCTGGTCTTGCAATTGCATTATGCTCTACGTGGCTCCATAGGACTGGCAATGTTGGAATCAATTACCTAAAAGATACT ACTAATTTGCCCGAACAATTTATTAAAGGGCTGACGACAGCGGCATTGCAAGGGCGCGCTCAAATTGTCCCTGATCGATTAGTTGAGAGTGAAAGCCCAGGGGATCTTGTGTTTTATTTTGATGGCGCACACAGTCCTGAAAGCATGGATGTATGTGCAAAATGGTTCTCTCTTGCAATCAGGCAAGGTCATGGACAGCAAAAGCCCTTACATGATGAATCACATCAACCAGCCCAGAGTGACTTTCATATAATTTCCAGAAAGAATTCAATGCAG ATTTTATTGTTCAATTGTATGTCCGTCAGGGATCCTCAATTACTGCTTTCTCGCCTGATGAATGCGTGTGCTAATCAGG GAGTTTACTTTCAGAAGGCACTTTTTGTACCAAACACATCAGTGTATTACAACGTGGGCACCAGTTCTGTACCACCAGCTGATACTCAAGTTGACCTTTCATGGCAGTTGTCTCTTCAAAGAATATGGGAAAACCTCATGTGTGATTTAAAAG GCAGAGAGATGAAGAATGTGGACTTGAGTTTGGAAGAAGGAATAGATGGCGACAATTCTCTAATTTGTGAGCACAGCTCTGTGTTTCCCTCAATTCCATTGGCAGTTAATTGGCTGAGGGAATGTATTAGAAGGAAAAAGTCTGTACGATTTCAG GTCTTGGTAACAGGCTCCTTACATCTTGTGGGTGATGTATTGAGGTTGGTCAAGTAG